From the Oncorhynchus nerka isolate Pitt River linkage group LG20, Oner_Uvic_2.0, whole genome shotgun sequence genome, one window contains:
- the LOC115102842 gene encoding AP-1 complex subunit sigma-3-like isoform X2, whose amino-acid sequence MMHFLLLFSRQGKLRLQKWFTPIPEREKKKIVRDMTTMVLGRKPRSCNFLHWKDLKIVYKKYASLYFCCGLDAEENELLALEVLHRYVELLDKYFGNVCELDIIFNFEKAYFILDEFLLGGEVQETSKQVVSRSIEASDMLQETMEEYMSKPAF is encoded by the exons ATGCATTTCCTGCTGCTCTTCAGTCGCCAAGGCAAGCTCCGCCTCCAGAAGTGGTTCACGCCCATCCCTGAGCGAGAGAAGAAGAAGATCGTCAGGGACATGACCACCATGGTGTTGGGGCGGAAACCACGCTCCTGCAACTTCCTGCACTGGAAAGACCTGAAGATCGTCTACAAGAA GTATGCCAGTCTGTATTTCTGCTGTGGTCTGGATGCTGAGGAGAATGAGCTGCTAGCCCTGGAGGTGCTGCATCGCTATGTGGAGCTGCTGGACAAGTACTTTGGCAAT GTATGTGAGCTGGACATAATATTTAACTTTGAAAAGGCTTACTTCATCCTGGATGAGTTTCTGTTGGGGGGAGAGGTACAGGAGACGTCCAAACAAGTCGTATCCCGCTCCATCGAGGCCTCAGACATGCTACAGGAG